Within Vicia villosa cultivar HV-30 ecotype Madison, WI linkage group LG1, Vvil1.0, whole genome shotgun sequence, the genomic segment CCCAACAAGTGCATGTAGCTTCTTATCTAATTTGCACTTTGGAACACTTGTTGAGAGAGGCTTGATACCACTCAAAGGTAACTATTTTCTGTCATTCTTCTCATTATTTTCGTAtgctattttaataaaaatttaattttaggaGTTACGCCTGTTGAACCTGTCACTATTATTGTGTTGCGACGGCTTTGAAACTGTTGCAAAATTTTGTGCTGTGTGCTAACAAACTTTTATAATTATTACAAGCGGGTGCTAACAAACTTTTATAATTATTACAAGCAGATGAGAGTTATTGGACAAATGGATATTTAGACACTAAAGTAGATTGTATTCCAGGATTGCACAACTTTCGACTAAAGGATCTCCCGGGCTTTATCAGAACAACAAATCCAAATGATGTAATGTTAGAATTCTTTATCGAGGTGGCAGATAGTGTTCATAGAGCATCTGCTATTGTTTTTAACACCTTTAATGAACTTGAGAGTGATGTGCTGCAAGTTCTCTATTCAATGCTCCCTTCTCTCTATACCATTGGACCATTACCTTCATTATTAAATCAAACTGGGCCTAATCACTTAGCTTCTTTAGGTTCCAATCTTTGGAAAGAAGATACCAAATGTCTAGATTGGCTTGAATCAAAGGAACATGAATCTGTTGTTTATGTGAATTTTGGAAGCTTTACGGTTATGACTCCAGAGCAACTGTCGGAGTTTGCTTGGGGTTTGGCCAATAGCAAGAAGTCATTTTTGTGGATCATTAGGCCTGATCTTGTCATTGGTGGCTCGGTTGTATTGTCATCTGAGTTTGTCAAAGAAATTTTTGATAGAGGCCTGACTGCGAGCTGGTGTCCACAAGAGAAAGTGTTGAACCATCCTTCAATTGGTGGATTCTTGACTCATTGTGGATGGAACTCAACCACTGAAAGTATATGTGCAGGAGTGCCAATGTTGTGTTGGCCATTTTTTGCTGATCAGCCAACGAACAGTCGATTTATTTGCAATGAATGGGAAATTGGAGCTGAAATTGATACAAATGTGAAGAGAGATGAGGTGGAGAAGCTTGTCAATGAGTTGATGGTGGGAGAGAAagggagagagatgaagaaaaaagtcatggagttgaagaagaaggcaGAAGAGAACACTAGTCCAGGGGGTTGCtcgtacatgaacttggacaaaGTTATTAAGGATGTCTTGCTTAAAAAGTACTAAATATTTAAGAGTTTATTCTGGGAAATATGGTTACGTTACGCATTCATTGATATCCTCTTGAAATTGTTTTATTGTCAATAATAAATTATGCATTTAGCTATGAAGCATGGTACTTTTAA encodes:
- the LOC131639678 gene encoding 7-deoxyloganetin glucosyltransferase-like — protein: MNNSAEKKPHAILIPSPAQGHINPLFKLAKLLHLKGFHITFVNTEYNHKRLLKSRGSNAFDGFTDFNLETIPDGLPPVEGDDGDVTQDIVAVTVSLRKNFHQFFGELLTRLHESAIAGLIPPVTCLVSDCYMPFTIQAAEERALPILLFCPTSACSFLSNLHFGTLVERGLIPLKDESYWTNGYLDTKVDCIPGLHNFRLKDLPGFIRTTNPNDVMLEFFIEVADSVHRASAIVFNTFNELESDVLQVLYSMLPSLYTIGPLPSLLNQTGPNHLASLGSNLWKEDTKCLDWLESKEHESVVYVNFGSFTVMTPEQLSEFAWGLANSKKSFLWIIRPDLVIGGSVVLSSEFVKEIFDRGLTASWCPQEKVLNHPSIGGFLTHCGWNSTTESICAGVPMLCWPFFADQPTNSRFICNEWEIGAEIDTNVKRDEVEKLVNELMVGEKGREMKKKVMELKKKAEENTSPGGCSYMNLDKVIKDVLLKKY